The DNA sequence TCTTGTTCAAGAATTAACTTTCACTTATGCAAAGTTGGTGACGAAAACACAAATTTCTGGAGCACAGACTATTTACTCAAAACCACTCTCCAGTATGGAACAATGGTGTGTGTCCTTCTCTTATGAAGGTGCACATCATCCAGAAGCCTAGCTAGCCCCAGCCCTTTCATTAACTCGAACACAAAAGCAATTGTACTTTGATTCAAAGTGCTTTCTTCATCACACCTTGGACTCATCCATCTTTTTCCTCTCAAACTAGACCATATTTATAATCTATTTAGAAAAGTAAAGCTAATTTTTCTTCATGACTGTGAAGTTCtcaaccagatttttatcgagatcatttttaaaaaaataatgaaagcTAACGCCCATGAACATCACTCAGTAATTATAACCACACTTTGTCATAGTAAAAAACAGTATTTCATGTATCAAAACTATAGCAACTAGGTCAATGAAAAAAGTATGCAGGACTCCAAATTTGCAATGCCAATTAGTTGATCAAACTTAAAAACCAACTAACAAATTAAGCCAAGGAAAAATCAATGAAAGGGGGTTATGGGTGCAGACCGGGCGAAGTGGATATCCCAAAACATTTAAGGCAACTCGTCCGGTAATCCCAGCTTTGTCTCGAGGATGGTGAAATTTGCATGTGCCTCCAAACTTGCATGTCCCcgtttttaaataatactgGAGAGAAGACAAAAATTCCCAGATGATAATATAAGTGGAAGCAAGTTAGAAGCAAATAGAGAACTTCAGACAAATTTTATGTCAAAAGTGACAACAGACAGactcatattataaaaaaatccacTAAAAACCTCAACCTTCTTCCAGTGAGATGTTGGTTAAGTAGAAGCAGTCTATGAATCTTTTATCATCAATTTTCTAACACCTACATTAATGTGTATCGGCTCACTCACTATAATAGATAACTATGAAGACCATTCATCTCAAAGATCTTGTAGTGCCAGCATTGTaaactccctccatccatgaaaaataatctcatcttttcattttgggtccacaaaaaatagtctcatttaaAAGTGGAAAGTTTCTTTATCATCCTTTgcccactttttctctttctctcttctactttaccCAATTTtttctccctctccctcttactttaccaatttctcactaaaacccgtgccgcccaCCCATgggactatttttcgtggacggagggagtattagacaatatcaaacaaaaaccTATATGAGCCAACAATTATACAAACTACAAAGAAATCAgaggaaatataaaaatgttacCCCTACTAGGAAAATCGATAAactaaatacaaataaattcacaCTCTTAATGCTTAAAAAGAAGTTCATTATAAACCTTTATGGAATCATCAAAAGAGTCACCCTACAGGGTATATGTTGAGCAGTGCTGCAGTGGTGAGAAAATGCAATTCAACAAATGAGGATAAAGTTGCACGCATACCTCACATTCAGGTTGTCCTATCCTTTCTGGGTATTCACCTTTCATCATTGCTGTTGCAATAGCCTACAATTTAAATTGATAGATTtcagaataaagtgaaaagataaaaattaaatagtaaacTGACTGTACAGTTGTTGTTTATGGATTCAGGATTCAGGGTAACCAGGTGACAAATGCAATTAGATGATTGTTTCGGTCatatttttacaataataTACGCAGCAAGCAATCTCGGACACACTACCTTCAAAATTCAAGATGCAACCCAGTCAAAGTAGTAACACGGGCCAAATAAGAGTCAAATTCATATTAAGTTTGTACCATTGAAAGTTTGAAATGTTAAACTTCCATATCACATACCAGTTTCCTGTTGGGGGGGTGGTTGAATCGACATGTAGGCCCAAACCGGCACACTCCTGTTCTAATGTAGTATGAACAATCCAGTTCACCTTCACGAACAGGATAAGGTCCAGACTCCATTTGTTCCCTTGATCTCATGGTTATTGGCCACAAAACATCTGAAAAGAAAAGACACCATTACTAAGAAATTCATCTTCTACTTTATATGATGTAATGACCCTCCTCTAGATAAAGGCGACATTCTATAGTGCACAATTTGGAACTCTCAGCATTTGCATGAAAAGCAGAAAACAAATATCAAGGCCTCTTTTCTAGTTGTTGTATATAAGTATATTGCAATCTTTGTGAGCCGACTAATGCACTTGGAAACCATGCTTCCATGCAATCTCTTACATATTCAAATAATGCAGATTATAAGTGAAATCTCCACCTAATGATGGAGGATTTAGAACTAGAAAATGAGTTACAGATTGCTGAAATGACTGGGAGAAATTTAAAGCCTCAATGAATAATGGTATTTAACATGAGTGGAAGGTTATGTTATAAGAGCATTTACATGAAGAGCTGACAAATGTAGGCACAAGCAATCAACAATTTCCAAGCTAAACTAATCTAATCCACAAGGAACAAAAACAGAGACGTTGAAAGGATTAGCAAAAGTAAGCCAGTGGCAGGAATTTTTACAAATGATCGGGTGAGCTACGCAGAAACAAGCATATGTAAAGTTAACAAAGCTTATGTAATACAGTAGAACCTAGTCCTCCCTTCAAAATAAACTAGCTAGTTTGGTAAAATAATCAGTCAACGCCACGCTGATCATCAAACAAACACTACTACAATTAAAAACCGATAAGATAACAAAGTCAATGACGACTAGCGACAGGACCGCAACGGAAATCCTCCCTAAATGCGCACGCAATCAACGCACATAAAATcgaacaaaaaagaaaaggagttTTGAAATGGCGGAGACCTTGGTGGTGCATGGAGGAGGAAGCGGCGGTGACGGAAGGTCGCGACATTGGAATTCACCAGCCGCATCCACATGACATGACGAGCTGCCAGAGTAGCAGTGAGATTTTGAGCGAACAAAAGGAATGGCGCAATACGGCGCTCTCTCTCCTCCacagaaagagagaaaaaaaaataaagcagcGAAAATGAGAGGTAGAGTGAATAAAAAATCACCAACCAAACCACTATTCACTGTTCCcttgtaaaaatatttttgaagtgTTTCACACTTTCGGGGGTGTTCGGTCTGTAAAATTGTATCCgagattaaatttatagtgtgtttggttcatgaaaTTCAATCTCACAATTCAATTCTAGATTtataatcatgagataattagtcTTAGCTAACTCAAtcctatattatattttagtattattttatcttaaaaatCGAACACAACAttaatgcaaatttattttaaatttattaaaataatcacattcCATATCCTTGTAGCTTTAGATTTTTTTAGAGggcatttatcttttttagttttaatgttagcattttattttgtactataGCTTTTTTACATATAAAAGTTATGAATATCGTCAAGCTTGAAATGCCATGGGAcaacaaaattatagtatGAAATGAAACTAACCCTTTACATAGTCCCGAAAAACACCATCTTCAATATGAACTGCGATCttatcaaaaataaagtagCGCCTTTTTCACAAAAAACTGGAACAAATTCTTATCCATCTGCTGCCAGATACAATGTCACCAACATTTCCACTTTCAAGATAAAAATGCTATATCACCATCACACCACAACCATCCTTCCATTGATCAAGGCAAGTAGCTGTGAGAATGATTAGGGACCTAAATGCATCAATAAATATTACCTTCATCAGATCTTCACTTTCGTCTACCTCTTTCTCTTCCCCTTTATTGTCATCATTGAGATCTTTACCATAGATTTCTTTCTTCATACTATCTTTACCACCTACCTTGTCTTTCTTACCACGAACTAGAGGTTTATGAGTTTATCCAGAGCCACAAAACCACACGTTGAGAGCTCTCAGTTctagaaattatattttgaacatTTCCAAACTAGGTTCTGATTAGAGACTAGAAAAATCCATGACATGCATCTTAACCTTTTTAAAATACTGGTCTCCACATTTGACACTATAACATGGCATTAAATAGCTGCCATACCAAATCACCAATTACCTTTTCGGTTGGATTTTTTGATAGCCCTTCGCTTGAGAGAATACCTTCCAACTCCTTCACTACAATGGTTTCTCGTTTGTCATCGAGCGCTTGTTTAGCATTCTTGTAAATAACAGGAAGAATACTGACAATTAAGACCAAAAAATGTGACAATGTTAACAAATTCCAAACACACTGAGTAAAAGAGAGGGTCTAACTGATGCACAAACCTCATTCCACAAGctttgattattgattttagaTTCTCTACCTTCCCATGCACAAGtgttaatttttctttcctctGCTGTCAAAATGcttatattatactcctattggGTACTGTAATTAAGGTTGGCATAAAAACTAACCAGGGCTGATCTTTCAACAGATGATTGGCATTGACCATCTTCAGATAAACTTTCATCCTCAACTAAATTATTATCCTCttctttttgactttttgaaagtttgtTTGGCTTCTACTTGGGAGAGACATAAATATCTGCATTTTCAGTGATTTTACGTTTTTTTAGCTGTTCTGAATTCTTAACCTTCCTCGTTTTCACTTTATAGTTCATCTCATCACTTTCATTCTGTGTAGCATCAGATTCCTCTTCGTTGTTAACCTTCCTTAGCTTTCTTTGTTTCGCATCGACTTTTTTCTTAACTTCTTTCCAGGATCCAGCCCCAGCCCCTTTTAATACCTAAATAACAACATATTCAGCCGGCAAACATTTCGTGAAATCTACAGATGTAGTTGACTTATGAAGTTCTTAATAGCATCAAGGGTGTTTTTATCAAGACCAATAGCCTCCTCTAGAAGTGGGCGAATTCCGGCAAGTGATAGGTTGCTGAGTAAAAAGAGCATAAACTTCTTGGGTTAGAATTGTTGTCATCAGCACCCTCCATTATCTGGAATTACAgcaatttgatatttttaaaaaatacttgtTGGATTTTACAAATTCAAAGAAGTAACCTCCAACATCCCAAGAAGAAGGGCGAATCCAAAATCAAACCACTCAAACgcctataattatttattggttttgagaaaataataaagattgTTCATCGATCGGtgattattaaataaacaaaaaagtacTTGGTTTCTTGAAATCTGTACAGTTGTGAAGGTTGCTTACGATGTACTCATGTTTGGTGGATTGTAATGAAAGCGTATTTGTTAGGACTAATTAAATagaaggagagagagatgaaaacAACCTAAATGGAAGCGACCATGTACAAGATTGTGAAAGGCTTCTCCTCCAAGAGAGGCCAGTGAAAGAGCAGCAAGTCCCACCATCAACAactaacacacacacatacagagagagagagagagagatttcaTGTAACAAAGATACACCTCCAATTCAAGAATAGACCGTAGATAGAATGTTATTTAACAAAACCTTTAACGTTAGATCTCCATTCCTCCCTCTCTCATCAAATAAGTGGACATTCACTATACAAACTATAGGTATTCTAATCCTTAACGTTAAAAAACAGCAAGTACGTGGCTTATATTATAACAACCCCATTCACCCAAACCAATTCATAAATTTGTCAATtatatctctctctcaccCACTCTTTGTGCAAGTGTGTGTGAACAAAACATGAGGGATAGAATGGAAAGATTTGTGCTACTTCCTTTCGCTGCAGGATGCATCTCTGAATCAAGCATTGCGGTAGGGCTGCAGCAAGCTAAGAGATCAAAGATAGACACAGGTTCAACTCCCACAAGTGAGACTCCCTTTCACAGACCGACATTCAATCCACCATCTTCCTATACTGTATATGTTTACCTTTCTCGAGTGCTTACCTCTTGTTTTGACCATGAAGGAGAAAAGGACGAAGATGAGGAGCAATACgaggaagatgaagaaagCTTATCTggtgaaaatttgaagagCCCTCCAAGCCTATTGGCGATTCCAAGATTCCAGAAGCTGTTCAAGAATTTCAAGAACTTTTCTCAGTCATTTGGTAAGTGATCAGCCCaataatttcaagaaaaacatcaattaaaaaaacaccACTGATGCATATTAACACAACTGAATTGCTATGCATCGCTTAAGTTTTCATTGTTCTCTATATGTATGTTTGTTTTCTGGATACATTGATGCGTACATGTCTGTCTTTAATCCCCTATTAACAACCTCTAATATCTGTGCAGTTTACAAAGATGAGTTGGAAGACACAGAAATGGGAATGGAAATTGGATTACCAACAGATGTGAAGCATGTGACTCACATAGGTTTGGATGGTTGTGCAAGCTCGATTCTCTCAAAGGGCTGGAACAATCTTACCAATCCAGATACGACCAATCTCCCTTCATTTTCTTCGACCCCCCTTCAGCTTGCCATGGCCAACAATGCGGAAAACCCAACCATTAGGAGCTTGCTTGAAaccaaatgaagaaaatttattatgtAAGTAATAGATGGAAGCAGCACCTGAATCTGgatgtataaaattaaaagttatattACGGTCCATTAATTGCTTGCTCATGTATCTCTAAGGCTTATTTGTGGTTACAGTGGTTTGTGTAAGCATGTGGGATCTCTCGATACAATCTCTTGCAGTAATGATTTTGGTCTAATTTGTCTAATTCAATAGAGAAGATGACAAagccaaaaaataattgaaaacgCATGTTTTCTAGCAAAGATGAATGAAATTCAACGTATTCAACACAGTAATCAACCTTTATGCCTTTATTTTATGCCTTTATTTTATGCCTTTATTTCTACATCATTCATCAATTGAACTTCCACGCCTTCCATTGCTTCTTTAAGAATATTTATCAGCCATGTCAATTAAGAAAGAATTTGAGAGAATTAGATCAAAGAATGGTAGGCAGAAACAGTGCTCCAACAGGATTGTCAAGTGGTGACCTAGATTGAACAAAGTACCACTGAAGAGGACATGCAACGTGTCACGATCAGAAGTAACTAGCCCAAGAAGCTAAAACTCAGTATTAACTTTCAAGTTATGCGAAAACTGGATTATGTTCCCTTGGCACATCACTACACAGTATAGACAGCAAGCTTCTGTAGTTTGTGATTGGGGGTTCGTCTTCAGTTGCACAAGATTCTTTAGTTTGGGTATTGTTTTCGCTACCAAGCAAGAGTGACAGACTTCCTACCCAAGTACAAACTACATCATTCTCATTTAACTTCGTAAAGGTTGTTATGTCATTTCAACCAATGAAAATGTCCTTTAACCACTCTAGTCAACTACCCGAATACAAaggtaaaaataaatgaataatttcaAGTTGGTGAgattataatcataaaagCTAAAGCTAAATAATACCAGCAATACTTCTATCATGCTTGTCTATTGGTTTCATCATGTCGCTGTCTTATACCAATATGATCCTATCTTCAATGATATTCTGTCTAAGGCACATATGAATAAGGTAATAATAGCACAAAGATCAAGTAGAAAGATTATAATTCTATGCAAATGCAAATTTATCTTGCATTCCACATACTACTGACTACAAAATATCAACTTACATGTGATTCTTAGAGGTGAAGGAATTTGAGGGTGAATTCGGGGATGGAAATAGAGGTTCAAGAAGAGATGCAACATCATTTCGCCAGTAGCTCACGCCTCTATGCTTTCATTGCTTTCCACATGCCATCAATTACATACTTGCATGTTAAGCTATTTGGTGCATACCCTAGTTTAGCCATCCTATCTTGCAATTTGATTAACTCGGAGGGGTCACCTGCCTCAGAGAGTACCCTAACTATTGCATTATAACACTCTGCATCAAAGATTTGAAACTCCTTGGCATAGAAACCCAATAGTGATTCaacttcaaaaatatttttctctttgcaCAACCCATACACCAAAGATCTGCAAATTTGGATATCCAGAGGCAAGCCAGATTCAATCATTTCCTGCATCAACAAGAGAGCCTCCATGCTTCTTCTTAATTCACACATACCTCCAATAATAGCTCCATATGCACTCATTTTAGGCTTCAAACCTTTTGACACCATCTCATTTTTCAACTCCAGTGCTTCCTCGACAAATTTTCCTCTAGAAAGAGAGCAAATTAACTCATTGTATACTTCTGCATTCGGCACATAACCATTTTGAGACATCTGGTCCAACAGAGACTTTGCTGCAAATGGTCTATCGTCATTACATAAAGCAAGCatcaaataacaataaatatctGGTGAGACCATGATGCCATAACGCACAAGCTCAACCACTAGATTCACTGCAGATATCATCCTATCCAGATTTTGATAACCTTTTATGAGCAACCAGCAAGTGAAGTCATCAGGGCTAACTTTGTTTCGAATCATGTCAAACAACATCGCTCTCACATCTTGCATCATCCCCTCTTTGCAGTACCCATATATTAGAGTATTATATGTAACAGCATCAGGCCTCAACCCTCTCTGAACCATCAGACTGAAAAACCGATGAGCCTCTCTCACACTACCGCCCTTACATAGACCATTAATCAAAGTCGTATACGTGATCAAATCAGGAACCATGCCTCTTGTACACAtgatattatacaaataaatagcATCCTTCAACCTCCTATTCTTGCAATACCCATCAACTAGTATGTTATATGTTACTATATCTAGGTCAAATCCCTCTTCCTCCATCCTCTCCAAGAATTCATTCACCTTATCC is a window from the Salvia hispanica cultivar TCC Black 2014 chromosome 1, UniMelb_Shisp_WGS_1.0, whole genome shotgun sequence genome containing:
- the LOC125200907 gene encoding CRIB domain-containing protein RIC4 isoform X2, whose product is MRDRMERFVLLPFAAGCISESSIAVGLQQAKRSKIDTGSTPTREKDEDEEQYEEDEESLSGENLKSPPSLLAIPRFQKLFKNFKNFSQSFVYKDELEDTEMGMEIGLPTDVKHVTHIGLDGCASSILSKGWNNLTNPDTTNLPSFSSTPLQLAMANNAENPTIRSLLETK
- the LOC125200907 gene encoding CRIB domain-containing protein RIC4 isoform X1; its protein translation is MRDRMERFVLLPFAAGCISESSIAVGLQQAKRSKIDTGSTPTSETPFHRPTFNPPSSYTVYVYLSRVLTSCFDHEGEKDEDEEQYEEDEESLSGENLKSPPSLLAIPRFQKLFKNFKNFSQSFVYKDELEDTEMGMEIGLPTDVKHVTHIGLDGCASSILSKGWNNLTNPDTTNLPSFSSTPLQLAMANNAENPTIRSLLETK
- the LOC125200907 gene encoding uncharacterized protein LOC125200907 isoform X3; the protein is MRDRMERFVLLPFAAGCISESSIAVGLQQAKRSKIDTGSTPTSETPFHRPTFNPPSSYTVYVYLSRVLTSCFDHEGEKDEDEEQYEEDEESLSGENLKSPPSLLAIPRFQKIGLDGCASSILSKGWNNLTNPDTTNLPSFSSTPLQLAMANNAENPTIRSLLETK
- the LOC125200906 gene encoding pentatricopeptide repeat-containing protein At5g40400 isoform X1, which codes for MLIGSIRNFKPRNYSTSLSPLQSLSSHKPITNPLYNFLPQSNNPNNVVALVCSSLKENDQASLDHLKEQGLFSRFTSLELSRVLLRCQSDSSASLGFFNWVRNRLHLLPNAHTYCIMIHILVWSKNFKKAMKIMSELVQLNANVSDCERSNVFDSLLSSANDCNWDPVVFDMLIKAYLRYNMVTDAFHAFKKMVKRGFVPSIVATNCLLNGLSKMDCLGKCWEVHREMLRIQIRPNACTVNIFAHILCNEGHMDKVNEFLERMEEEGFDLDIVTYNILVDGYCKNRRLKDAIYLYNIMCTRGMVPDLITYTTLINGLCKGGSVREAHRFFSLMVQRGLRPDAVTYNTLIYGYCKEGMMQDVRAMLFDMIRNKVSPDDFTCWLLIKGYQNLDRMISAVNLVVELVRYGIMVSPDIYCYLMLALCNDDRPFAAKSLLDQMSQNGYVPNAEVYNELICSLSRGKFVEEALELKNEMVSKGLKPKMSAYGAIIGGMCELRRSMEALLLMQEMIESGLPLDIQICRSLVYGLCKEKNIFEVESLLGFYAKEFQIFDAECYNAIVRVLSEAGDPSELIKLQDRMAKLGYAPNSLTCKYVIDGMWKAMKA
- the LOC125200906 gene encoding pentatricopeptide repeat-containing protein At5g40400 isoform X2, producing MLIGSIRNFKPRNYSTSLSPLQSLSSHKPITNPLYNFLPQSNNPNNVVALVCSSLKENDQASLDHLKEQGLFSRFTSLELSRVLLRCQSDSSASLGFFNWVRNRLHLLPNAHTYCIMIHILVWSKNFKKAMKIMSELVQLNANVSDCERSNVFDSLLSSANDCNWDPVVFDMLIKAYLRYNMVTDAFHAFKKMVKRGFVPSIVATNCLLNGLSKMDCLGKCWEVHREMLRIQIRPNACTVNIFAHILCNEGHMDKVNEFLERMEEEGFDLDIVTYNILVDGYCKNRRLKDAIYLYNIMCTRGMVPDLITYTTLINGLCKGGSVREAHRFFSLMVQRGLRPDAVTYNTLIYGYCKEGMMQDVRAMLFDMIRNKVSPDDFTCWLLIKGYQNLDRMISAVNLVVELVRYGIMVSPDIYCYLMLALCNDDRPFAAKSLLDQMSQNGYVPNAEVYNELICSLSRGKFVEEALELKNEMVSKGLKPKMSAYGAIIGDLWCMGCAKRKIFLKLNHYWVSMPRSFKSLMQSVIMQ